A window of Cohnella herbarum contains these coding sequences:
- a CDS encoding response regulator yields MLRALIVDDEFEIREGLRKRVPWLDYGIEEVFVADDGDTALAIALEKKPDIIVTDIKMSRLSGLEFLGALYRENEYLWKAVVISGYDDFELVKQAMQLGAMDYILKPINTEELGRIVRKASDQIMRERMDQHNQAQMKNQMQLAVPKLREELLREIIEHEYDPYRETRIVHRLQALDLEWMTQQPLLMMIVEVDDLKAIVNRAGYTNEKELVLFGIGNVVNQTLTEEFPFPFALFSDSGLRWGAVLSCKNPEQILLGNSVAQICLRRINEFVKVKASIGISSMPKDLKHIHEMFLESGELLDRKIVYGGNRIFTEQDFEFDGERAEFSLRESEEVLDLVKYGSDEEISVSMNGFVDMVQSWRLANLKDVQQQIFKWLMGIFRSAAAAGWPDRSWERNPISLWEQLEQFDNLQSLRAKTEGFLLSMAADFRKLTASPSQIVLEAEKMIRKRYSENLSLQIVADEVHVTPVWLSKLFKKEKKQTFLEYLTEVRIMKAKDMLGDVKYKIYQISYQVGYKDPVHFTKLFKKQSGFTPKEYRKQRGIADD; encoded by the coding sequence ATGTTGCGCGCTCTCATAGTGGACGATGAGTTCGAGATTCGGGAAGGCTTGCGCAAGAGAGTGCCCTGGTTGGATTACGGGATCGAGGAAGTGTTCGTTGCCGATGACGGCGATACGGCACTGGCGATCGCCCTGGAGAAGAAGCCGGATATTATCGTAACCGATATTAAGATGAGCCGGTTGTCCGGTCTGGAATTTCTCGGAGCTCTGTACCGCGAGAACGAATATTTATGGAAAGCCGTCGTCATAAGCGGTTATGACGATTTCGAATTGGTGAAGCAAGCGATGCAGCTCGGCGCGATGGACTATATTCTCAAGCCGATCAATACGGAAGAACTTGGACGAATCGTACGCAAAGCTTCGGATCAAATCATGCGGGAGAGAATGGATCAGCACAACCAAGCCCAGATGAAAAATCAGATGCAGCTAGCCGTGCCGAAATTGCGGGAAGAGCTGCTTCGCGAAATTATAGAGCACGAATACGATCCTTATCGGGAAACCAGAATCGTTCATCGCCTCCAAGCTTTGGATCTGGAATGGATGACGCAACAGCCGTTGCTCATGATGATCGTGGAAGTTGACGATCTGAAAGCGATCGTTAATCGGGCCGGGTATACGAACGAGAAGGAGCTGGTGTTATTCGGTATTGGCAACGTCGTTAACCAGACGCTGACCGAGGAATTTCCGTTCCCGTTCGCCTTGTTCAGCGATTCCGGCTTGAGGTGGGGGGCGGTTCTTAGCTGCAAAAATCCGGAACAGATTCTGCTCGGCAATTCGGTAGCTCAGATCTGTCTGAGGAGAATCAACGAATTCGTTAAGGTGAAGGCCAGTATCGGAATCAGCTCGATGCCCAAGGATTTGAAGCATATCCACGAGATGTTCTTGGAGTCGGGCGAACTGTTGGACAGGAAAATCGTATACGGAGGCAATCGGATTTTTACGGAACAAGACTTCGAATTCGACGGAGAGAGGGCGGAGTTTTCCCTTCGAGAGTCCGAAGAAGTACTCGATCTTGTCAAATACGGCTCGGATGAAGAGATCAGCGTCTCGATGAACGGATTCGTGGACATGGTGCAGTCTTGGAGACTGGCCAATCTCAAGGATGTTCAGCAACAAATATTCAAATGGTTGATGGGAATCTTTCGGAGCGCGGCAGCGGCCGGATGGCCGGATCGAAGTTGGGAACGAAACCCGATCTCTCTCTGGGAGCAGTTAGAGCAATTCGATAACTTGCAGTCCCTTCGGGCTAAGACCGAAGGGTTTCTTCTCTCGATGGCAGCCGATTTCCGCAAACTGACGGCTTCTCCTAGCCAGATCGTGTTGGAGGCGGAGAAGATGATACGCAAAAGGTATTCGGAAAATCTTTCTCTCCAGATCGTAGCCGACGAGGTGCATGTGACGCCGGTGTGGCTCAGCAAGCTATTCAAGAAGGAGAAGAAGCAAACCTTTTTGGAATATTTGACCGAGGTCAGAATTATGAAGGCGAAAGATATGCTCGGGGACGTCAAATACAAGATTTATCAGATTTCGTATCAAGTCGGATATAAGGACCCGGTTCACTTCACTAAGCTATTCAAGAAACAGTCCGGGTTCACGCCCAAAGAGTATCGGAAACAAAGGGGAATCGCGGATGATTAA
- a CDS encoding phosphotransferase family protein: MEGAYKSKLSERQLNEVIQAKMNSTIRSYSELTEGWANSAYSIEMEDGKKVVLKARPPADIRYMRCEVDQMKTEVDAMRRLASNRSLPIPHIYVYDQSLELLPVEYFIMEHLEGKPYNQVKAELPEEQRDAIERRLGELNYQINECIGEGFGFYSRPTDRSWRDTFKEMIFGVLEDGKEAGVSLPIAYPELERLIEERLYSLDEVIEPRLLHWDLWDGNVFVKDGQLSGIIDFERAIWGDPIMEHYFSHFNPSVPFRQGYGISLTEPSQLARRKLYDLYLDLILYIECAFRKYDNENHVKWAYDNLAQGLERFCASE; encoded by the coding sequence ATGGAAGGCGCTTATAAGTCGAAGCTGAGCGAACGGCAGCTTAATGAAGTTATCCAAGCCAAGATGAATAGTACCATTCGGTCTTACTCCGAGCTTACCGAGGGATGGGCGAACAGCGCGTATTCGATCGAAATGGAGGATGGGAAAAAGGTAGTTCTCAAAGCGCGTCCTCCCGCGGACATCCGATACATGCGGTGCGAAGTCGACCAGATGAAAACGGAAGTTGATGCGATGCGGCGATTGGCATCAAACCGATCCTTACCGATTCCTCATATTTACGTCTACGATCAATCGCTTGAGCTTCTTCCGGTCGAATATTTCATTATGGAGCATCTTGAAGGTAAGCCTTACAATCAAGTGAAGGCCGAGTTGCCAGAGGAACAAAGGGATGCGATTGAACGCCGGCTGGGGGAGCTCAACTATCAAATCAACGAGTGTATTGGAGAAGGCTTCGGCTTCTATTCCAGGCCAACCGACCGTTCATGGCGTGATACGTTCAAAGAAATGATCTTCGGGGTTCTTGAGGACGGGAAGGAAGCGGGAGTGTCGTTGCCTATCGCTTACCCGGAATTGGAACGCCTCATTGAAGAGCGATTATATTCGTTAGACGAGGTCATTGAGCCGAGACTGTTACATTGGGATCTATGGGATGGCAACGTGTTCGTAAAAGACGGGCAGCTCTCCGGCATTATCGATTTCGAGCGGGCGATATGGGGCGATCCGATCATGGAGCATTATTTTAGCCACTTTAATCCATCGGTCCCTTTCAGGCAAGGGTACGGGATTTCCTTGACCGAACCTTCGCAGCTCGCCAGAAGAAAACTATACGATCTTTACCTTGACCTGATTCTGTATATCGAATGCGCTTTTCGCAAGTATGATAACGAGAACCATGTAAAATGGGCCTATGATAACCTAGCGCAAGGCTTGGAACGCTTCTGCGCATCCGAATAA
- a CDS encoding glycoside hydrolase family 78 protein, whose protein sequence is MLEVIELRCEYKINPVGLDVTNPRISWKLKSDERAVMQSAYEIEVAEEQDFHAVVWGSGKVISEQSVHVELDGLNVVSRKLYHYRIRVWSTSGDNSGWSETAYFETGILDNTEWRAEWIGVIKNEAELEGKPESPSERSPLLRKGFEVKGGVKQARVYASALGIYELEINGSRVGDSYFTPGWTSYKHRLQVQTYDVTHQLATGENAIGAMLGNGWYKGPLAWENHHCLYGNRQALFLELHISYADGTEQIVTTDASWRTGGSPILMSELYHGETYDARLEQPGWSSAGFDDDGWDEVAVIAQSNEVLIAQENETVKKIEEIKAIELIKTPLGETVIDFGQNMVGWVRFTVEGAAGREVEIHHAEVLDSEGNFYTENMRAAKQTIKYVLKGGEPETFEPRFTFQGFRYVRLVGFPEPIRLEDFTGVVLHSDMASTGRFECSDPLVNQLQHNIEWGLKGNFLDVPTDCPQRDERLGWTGDAQMFIRTAAYLKNVAPFFTKWNRDLAADQREDGGVPFVIPHVLNEDSHSSAAWGDAAVICPWTIYLCYGDKRILEEQYGSMKAWVEYIRRQGDNEYLWNTGFHFGDWLGLDSKPDTYVGATDRDYIATAFYAYSVSLLQKAAAVIGETEDASKYGELYEKIVAAFAEEFFTPSGRSSVPTQTAQVLGLTFGILDDKAKKRATAKLMELLEESKFHLTTGFVGTPYLNHALSDNGQNDAAYKLLLQQDYPSWLYPVTKGATTIWEHWDGIKEDGSFWSKDMNSFNHYAYGAIGDWLYRSVAGIDTDEQAAGYKRIVIRPRPGDGLTWADGRLDSMYGEIRSYWKKTDGGMELEVSVPANTTAEIHLPGADLASVKESGKSLDAAVGVVSSKQVEGSVALAVGSGQYKFSW, encoded by the coding sequence ATGTTGGAAGTTATCGAGCTGCGTTGCGAATACAAAATCAATCCGGTAGGGCTGGACGTAACGAACCCCCGGATCAGTTGGAAGCTAAAATCCGACGAGAGAGCCGTCATGCAATCGGCTTACGAAATCGAAGTCGCCGAAGAGCAGGACTTTCATGCCGTCGTGTGGGGATCGGGCAAGGTGATATCGGAACAGTCCGTTCACGTGGAATTGGACGGCTTAAACGTGGTTTCGCGTAAACTCTATCATTACCGGATTCGAGTCTGGAGCACTAGCGGGGACAACTCCGGCTGGTCGGAAACGGCTTATTTCGAAACGGGAATATTGGATAATACGGAATGGCGGGCGGAATGGATCGGCGTTATCAAGAACGAGGCGGAGTTGGAAGGGAAACCGGAATCTCCTTCGGAACGAAGCCCGTTGCTACGCAAAGGGTTCGAAGTAAAGGGCGGCGTAAAACAAGCTCGCGTATACGCATCCGCTTTGGGAATATACGAACTGGAGATCAATGGCTCCAGGGTGGGCGACAGTTATTTTACCCCGGGCTGGACGAGTTATAAGCATCGGCTTCAAGTTCAGACATATGACGTAACGCACCAACTCGCAACCGGAGAGAACGCCATCGGCGCAATGCTCGGCAACGGTTGGTACAAGGGACCGCTTGCTTGGGAAAATCATCATTGCTTGTACGGTAATCGCCAAGCGCTATTTTTGGAGTTGCACATCTCTTACGCGGACGGGACGGAACAGATCGTAACGACGGATGCAAGCTGGCGGACGGGGGGAAGCCCGATCCTCATGTCCGAACTCTATCACGGAGAAACGTACGACGCGAGATTGGAGCAACCGGGATGGAGCAGCGCGGGATTCGATGACGACGGGTGGGACGAAGTAGCGGTTATCGCTCAATCCAATGAGGTCCTGATCGCCCAAGAAAACGAAACCGTCAAAAAAATAGAAGAGATTAAAGCGATCGAACTGATTAAGACGCCGCTCGGAGAAACCGTCATCGATTTCGGTCAGAACATGGTCGGTTGGGTACGTTTTACGGTAGAGGGTGCCGCGGGCAGGGAAGTCGAAATTCACCACGCGGAAGTGCTTGATTCGGAAGGTAACTTCTACACCGAGAACATGCGCGCCGCGAAGCAGACCATTAAGTATGTGCTGAAAGGCGGAGAGCCGGAAACATTCGAGCCGCGCTTCACGTTCCAAGGCTTCCGATACGTTCGATTGGTCGGTTTCCCGGAGCCGATTCGGTTGGAGGATTTCACCGGAGTCGTGCTTCATTCGGATATGGCTTCGACCGGCCGATTCGAGTGCTCCGATCCGCTCGTGAATCAATTGCAGCACAACATCGAATGGGGCCTAAAAGGCAATTTCCTCGATGTGCCGACGGATTGCCCGCAACGGGACGAAAGGCTCGGATGGACGGGCGATGCCCAGATGTTCATTCGCACGGCTGCTTACTTAAAGAACGTCGCTCCTTTCTTCACGAAATGGAACCGCGATCTGGCAGCCGATCAGAGGGAAGACGGAGGCGTTCCGTTCGTCATTCCGCACGTGCTGAACGAAGATTCCCATTCCTCTGCCGCTTGGGGGGACGCCGCCGTTATCTGTCCGTGGACGATCTACCTGTGTTATGGGGATAAAAGAATACTGGAAGAGCAATACGGCAGCATGAAAGCTTGGGTCGAATATATTCGCCGCCAAGGCGACAACGAATATCTATGGAATACGGGATTCCACTTCGGCGATTGGCTGGGACTCGATTCCAAGCCGGATACGTACGTCGGAGCGACCGACAGGGATTATATCGCGACGGCGTTCTACGCTTATTCGGTTTCCTTGCTGCAGAAAGCGGCGGCGGTCATCGGAGAAACGGAAGATGCATCAAAGTACGGGGAGCTGTACGAGAAAATCGTAGCCGCTTTCGCGGAAGAGTTCTTCACCCCGTCGGGCCGATCTTCGGTTCCGACCCAGACGGCGCAAGTGCTCGGCCTCACCTTCGGAATCCTCGATGACAAGGCTAAGAAACGGGCTACGGCCAAGCTGATGGAGCTGCTGGAAGAAAGCAAATTCCATCTGACGACCGGATTCGTGGGTACTCCGTACTTGAACCATGCGTTAAGCGACAACGGCCAGAACGACGCGGCTTATAAGCTGCTTCTGCAACAGGATTATCCTTCGTGGCTGTACCCGGTAACGAAAGGCGCGACGACGATCTGGGAGCATTGGGACGGAATCAAGGAAGACGGCAGCTTCTGGAGCAAAGACATGAACTCTTTCAACCACTACGCTTACGGCGCGATCGGCGATTGGCTCTACCGTTCCGTAGCGGGTATCGATACGGACGAGCAAGCGGCCGGTTACAAGCGCATCGTGATTCGTCCTCGGCCGGGTGACGGACTGACTTGGGCGGATGGACGATTGGATTCGATGTACGGGGAAATTCGTTCGTATTGGAAGAAGACGGATGGAGGAATGGAGCTCGAGGTGTCCGTTCCGGCGAACACGACCGCGGAAATTCATCTTCCGGGGGCCGATCTGGCATCGGTCAAAGAGAGCGGGAAATCGTTAGATGCCGCGGTCGGCGTGGTCTCCTCGAAGCAAGTGGAAGGCTCCGTCGCTCTGGCGGTTGGTTCCGGGCAGTATAAGTTTAGCTGGTAA
- a CDS encoding NAD-dependent epimerase/dehydratase family protein encodes MRTIAVTGGSGKLGVWVVDDLLRQGYQVVSLDEKRSDKLRCKQLKVDLSDFGQVVGALHGSDAIIHLAAIPAPLGYTNDYIFSNNVRSTYHVLEAASVLGIDKVVTGSSESAYGFCWAKTPFSPNYVPVDELHPALPQECYGLSKIVGEQTAEMFHRRTGMRVYSLRFSMIVTPQEYSRSAISEPERYKRILWSYIDIRDAVQACIASLRSDDEGCHTLNITSNDTLSDWPTERLLSHFYPEITDRRQTFAGREAIVSNAGAKSILNWTPEFTWEQNK; translated from the coding sequence ATGCGTACAATCGCGGTTACGGGCGGGAGTGGCAAGCTGGGAGTTTGGGTGGTCGATGATCTGCTTCGCCAAGGTTATCAAGTCGTATCGTTGGACGAGAAGCGGTCCGACAAATTACGTTGCAAGCAACTGAAGGTGGATCTATCCGATTTCGGTCAAGTCGTCGGAGCGCTGCACGGTTCGGATGCGATCATCCATCTCGCTGCGATTCCGGCGCCGTTAGGATATACGAACGATTATATTTTCTCGAACAACGTTAGATCGACTTATCATGTGCTTGAAGCCGCGTCCGTACTAGGAATCGATAAAGTCGTCACCGGTTCGAGCGAATCGGCTTATGGCTTCTGCTGGGCGAAGACGCCATTCTCGCCGAACTACGTACCCGTCGATGAGCTTCATCCCGCGTTGCCTCAAGAATGCTACGGACTATCGAAGATCGTCGGGGAGCAAACGGCGGAGATGTTCCATCGCCGAACCGGCATGCGGGTTTACTCGCTGAGGTTCTCCATGATCGTGACGCCGCAGGAATATTCGCGTTCCGCCATCTCCGAGCCTGAAAGGTACAAACGCATTCTCTGGAGCTACATCGATATCCGCGATGCCGTTCAGGCATGTATCGCGTCTTTGAGATCGGACGATGAGGGCTGCCATACGTTAAACATCACGAGTAACGATACGTTGAGCGATTGGCCGACGGAAAGGCTATTGTCGCATTTCTATCCCGAGATTACGGATCGACGTCAAACTTTCGCGGGCAGAGAAGCCATCGTAAGCAATGCGGGAGCCAAGAGCATCTTGAATTGGACCCCGGAGTTCACCTGGGAACAGAATAAATAA
- a CDS encoding carbohydrate ABC transporter permease produces the protein MSEAVYGRLKSKKRNDRMMNVLTLVVVVFCAVLVLFPIWWIFRTSLMTNAEIYRFPPSLLPNNWLFSNYEKTLEIFKFWKYLWNTMVIIVPSCLAGTFTATLCGYAFARLRFRGKSLIWALCIGSMLLPTMVTLIPLYIGWTRGLGLHDSYLPLILPYFCGGGAFNIFLIRQFILSIPRELDQAATIDGAGYFRILFSIIIPAIKPAMIVVALFIFIGLWNDLLQQMIYINSSDKYTIALGLTNFRGQLKSDWSLTMAATCLSFAPGVIFYLVGQKYFVEGITMTGIKS, from the coding sequence ATGAGCGAAGCCGTATATGGCAGACTAAAGAGCAAAAAACGCAATGATCGAATGATGAACGTCCTAACGCTTGTCGTTGTCGTATTCTGCGCCGTTCTCGTACTCTTTCCGATTTGGTGGATATTCCGTACGTCGCTGATGACGAATGCCGAGATTTACAGATTTCCGCCTTCGCTCCTACCGAATAATTGGCTGTTTTCCAACTATGAAAAAACTTTGGAAATATTCAAATTTTGGAAATATTTGTGGAATACGATGGTCATTATCGTTCCTTCCTGTTTGGCGGGAACGTTTACGGCCACCTTGTGCGGATATGCCTTTGCGAGGTTGCGGTTTCGGGGCAAAAGTTTGATCTGGGCGCTTTGCATCGGTTCGATGCTTTTACCTACCATGGTTACGCTCATTCCGCTGTACATTGGGTGGACGCGGGGTCTGGGGCTTCATGATAGCTATCTGCCTTTGATTTTGCCTTATTTCTGCGGGGGCGGCGCCTTCAATATCTTTTTGATCCGACAGTTTATTCTCTCCATACCGAGAGAACTCGACCAAGCGGCAACGATCGACGGCGCCGGATACTTCCGCATCTTGTTCAGCATTATTATCCCGGCGATCAAGCCGGCCATGATTGTCGTCGCGTTGTTTATTTTCATCGGCCTATGGAACGATTTGCTCCAACAGATGATTTACATTAATTCGAGCGATAAATATACCATTGCGTTGGGGCTTACCAATTTCAGAGGTCAATTAAAGTCGGACTGGTCTCTGACGATGGCAGCCACGTGTCTGTCCTTTGCTCCGGGCGTGATTTTCTACCTGGTCGGTCAAAAGTATTTCGTAGAGGGAATCACGATGACCGGAATAAAAAGTTAG
- a CDS encoding AraC family transcriptional regulator, producing the protein MSNRPVETFKSEGMFQKDMLLYVNRASEDFNSPMHDHDFIEFAYIAEGNGFHHVFDQVHEVSKGQLCYIPIGTPHVFRPISANLTKHPLTVFNCVFSPRLLTKLGDFVSDGHVKAFISALHEGAQSYFHLAEAGDSIEKLFVQLHREYSLPLGGSADYLHALLLQLLIVVNRGKHVPHSPPIRKFSDFDHLLTYMERNLSQELSLARLAQISRWSERHLQRLFMQHTSQSFNRYLQSLRVRRSCELLRNSTFKVNTIAEMTGYKDIASFLTVFKRIAGMTPSAYRKAHSRVSDK; encoded by the coding sequence ATGAGCAACAGGCCGGTAGAGACATTTAAGAGCGAAGGAATGTTTCAAAAAGATATGCTTCTTTACGTGAACCGGGCTTCGGAAGATTTCAACTCGCCGATGCACGATCATGATTTTATCGAATTCGCTTATATTGCCGAAGGCAACGGATTTCACCATGTCTTCGATCAAGTTCACGAAGTAAGCAAAGGGCAGCTCTGCTATATTCCCATCGGCACTCCCCATGTTTTCCGTCCCATATCGGCGAATCTGACCAAACATCCGCTCACCGTCTTTAATTGCGTCTTTAGCCCGCGACTTCTAACGAAATTAGGCGACTTCGTCTCCGACGGCCATGTTAAAGCTTTCATATCGGCCCTTCATGAAGGCGCGCAATCATACTTCCACCTCGCGGAGGCGGGAGATTCCATAGAGAAGTTATTCGTTCAGCTCCATCGCGAATATTCGTTGCCTCTAGGTGGATCGGCGGATTATTTGCACGCATTGCTGCTTCAATTGCTCATTGTCGTCAACCGGGGAAAACATGTCCCGCATTCTCCGCCGATACGTAAATTCTCCGACTTCGACCATCTGTTGACGTATATGGAACGGAATTTGTCCCAAGAACTGTCGCTCGCCCGCCTCGCGCAAATCAGCCGATGGAGCGAACGGCATCTTCAACGCTTGTTCATGCAGCATACCTCTCAATCCTTCAACCGGTACCTGCAATCGCTGCGCGTGCGCAGAAGCTGCGAACTGTTAAGAAATTCGACGTTCAAGGTCAACACGATCGCCGAAATGACGGGTTATAAGGACATAGCCTCGTTCTTGACCGTTTTCAAACGAATCGCGGGCATGACTCCCAGCGCTTATCGGAAGGCCCATTCACGAGTTTCGGATAAGTAG
- a CDS encoding polysaccharide deacetylase family protein — protein sequence MRVKLDRFPDGKRMALTMSYDDGIYHDRRLVETMNRYGLRGTFHLNSGMLGKKDYLERDEIATLFAGHEISAHTVTHPFLPFIPKEQAVQELLNDRIALEELAGYPVRGLSYPFGSWDGSIVSMLDSVGIEYARTVDSHGSYRMPDNFQQWSPTCHHRDMIGHAEKWLSDNKVFPTMALLYVWGHSHDFDRENNWELLDQFGQLVGNRSDIWYATNMEIVLYSKALKGLRFSASGHLAHNPSAIPVWVAVDNREIRIDGGATVHLKEDAEPDGRRL from the coding sequence ATGCGAGTAAAGTTGGACAGGTTTCCGGATGGCAAGAGAATGGCGTTAACGATGAGTTATGACGATGGCATCTATCACGATCGCAGGCTCGTGGAGACGATGAATCGTTACGGCCTTCGCGGAACGTTTCATTTGAATTCAGGGATGTTGGGCAAGAAAGATTACTTGGAGCGGGATGAGATTGCGACGTTGTTCGCGGGGCACGAGATATCGGCGCATACCGTGACTCATCCGTTTCTGCCTTTTATTCCGAAGGAGCAAGCGGTACAGGAATTGCTGAACGACCGAATCGCTTTGGAAGAATTGGCGGGGTACCCGGTTCGAGGTCTATCCTATCCTTTCGGCTCGTGGGATGGTTCCATCGTATCAATGTTGGATTCCGTCGGGATCGAATACGCCCGGACGGTAGACAGTCATGGCTCTTATCGGATGCCGGACAACTTTCAGCAATGGTCTCCGACATGCCATCACCGCGATATGATCGGACATGCCGAGAAATGGCTTAGCGACAATAAGGTATTTCCGACAATGGCACTCCTGTACGTGTGGGGGCATAGCCATGATTTCGATCGGGAGAACAATTGGGAGCTGCTGGACCAGTTCGGGCAACTCGTTGGCAACCGCTCCGACATCTGGTATGCGACGAACATGGAAATCGTGCTTTATTCCAAAGCGTTGAAGGGATTACGGTTCTCGGCGTCGGGACATCTGGCGCACAATCCTTCCGCTATTCCGGTATGGGTTGCCGTAGATAACCGCGAAATACGAATAGATGGCGGCGCGACCGTCCATTTGAAGGAGGACGCGGAACCGGATGGAAGGCGCTTATAA